Proteins encoded by one window of Synechococcus sp. MVIR-18-1:
- the speD gene encoding adenosylmethionine decarboxylase, with protein sequence MEQSLSSLHPNPGWATSERTQDLSSGAIKSGTTNSSATDTSATDMVGKHCILELYDCDPTKLDDETFLRHTITTAAQRAGATLLNLITHRFEPQGVTGLALLAESHISIHTWPENGYAAVDVFTCGDHTMPEKACEVLCEELAAGRHALRSFLRETPAALGTTERMPAMPIAA encoded by the coding sequence ATGGAGCAGTCCTTGTCCAGCCTGCACCCCAACCCGGGATGGGCGACTTCAGAGCGCACGCAAGACCTCAGCTCCGGCGCGATCAAAAGTGGCACGACCAACAGCAGTGCAACCGACACCAGTGCAACCGACATGGTTGGTAAACACTGCATTCTCGAGCTCTATGACTGCGATCCTACGAAGCTCGACGACGAAACTTTTCTAAGGCACACCATCACGACAGCAGCCCAACGTGCTGGTGCAACTCTGCTCAACCTGATCACCCACCGCTTCGAACCCCAAGGGGTGACAGGTCTGGCACTTCTGGCTGAATCGCACATCTCTATCCACACCTGGCCTGAAAACGGCTATGCAGCCGTGGATGTTTTCACCTGTGGTGACCACACCATGCCGGAGAAAGCTTGTGAGGTGCTGTGCGAAGAATTAGCGGCTGGTCGTCACGCCCTGCGCAGCTTCTTACGGGAGACGCCGGCAGCGCTTGGAACAACCGAGCGCATGCCGGCCATGCCAATCGCTGCCTGA
- the recF gene encoding DNA replication/repair protein RecF, with the protein MQAFRNHSNLQLEIEAPRLLVIGSNGVGKSNLLESVELLGSLRSHRSSQDGDLIHWDSSRALLRATCADQQILELELRRRGGRQAKRNGKPLQRQLDLIGPLRCVGFSALDLHLVRGEPALRRQWLDRVVLQLEPVYADLISRYGRLLRQRAQFWRRGGLSSGMEPQALLESFDSQMALVSTRIHRRRLRALARLEPLAAAWQEKLSEGREHLQLCYCPGSALIGDEQEESWRLAIEQQLRAQRSEEERLGSCRVGPHRDEIEMQINGTAARRFGSSGQQRTLVLALKMAELQLVGELCGEPPLLLLDDVLAELDPTRQLALLEAVGKNHQCLVSATHLDAFEGGWREQSQILDADSLRSQSVSR; encoded by the coding sequence CTGCAGGCCTTTCGCAACCACAGCAACCTGCAGCTGGAGATCGAAGCACCACGCCTCCTGGTGATCGGTAGCAACGGTGTTGGCAAGTCAAACCTGCTGGAATCCGTGGAGCTCCTCGGAAGCCTGCGCTCACACCGTTCCAGTCAGGATGGAGATCTCATCCATTGGGATTCCAGCCGTGCACTGCTGAGGGCAACCTGCGCAGACCAGCAGATCCTTGAACTTGAGCTGCGTCGCCGCGGCGGACGCCAAGCCAAGCGCAATGGGAAACCACTGCAGCGACAGCTGGACTTAATTGGTCCTCTGCGCTGTGTGGGCTTCAGCGCTCTTGACCTGCATCTCGTGAGAGGCGAGCCAGCGCTGCGCCGGCAGTGGCTCGATCGTGTTGTCCTTCAACTGGAGCCTGTTTACGCCGATCTCATTAGTCGCTACGGGCGCTTGTTGAGGCAACGCGCACAGTTTTGGCGGCGGGGAGGTCTGTCCTCCGGCATGGAACCGCAGGCGCTTCTCGAAAGCTTTGATAGCCAAATGGCTTTAGTGAGCACGCGTATTCATCGCAGGCGTCTCCGAGCCCTTGCCCGTTTAGAGCCCCTAGCTGCTGCATGGCAAGAAAAACTGAGTGAGGGCCGTGAGCATCTCCAGCTGTGCTATTGCCCGGGGAGTGCATTGATCGGAGACGAGCAGGAAGAATCCTGGCGACTTGCGATCGAGCAACAGCTCCGCGCACAACGCAGCGAAGAAGAACGTTTAGGGAGCTGCCGGGTTGGTCCTCATCGCGATGAAATCGAAATGCAGATCAATGGAACTGCCGCACGACGGTTCGGCTCCTCTGGCCAACAACGCACCCTGGTGCTGGCTTTGAAGATGGCGGAGTTACAACTAGTCGGTGAACTCTGCGGAGAACCCCCTCTTCTTTTGCTCGATGATGTATTGGCTGAACTAGATCCCACACGCCAGCTGGCCCTCCTAGAGGCCGTGGGTAAAAACCATCAATGCCTTGTCAGTGCCACCCATCTCGACGCATTTGAAGGCGGCTGGCGTGAGCAGTCGCAGATTCTCGATGCCGACAGCTTGAGATCACAGTCCGTGTCGCGGTAG
- a CDS encoding N-acetyltransferase yields MSPLPFRQQAAAPRLPAHYRLQTEPHPSGEAINALLFSCGEPTHPEERWSLALSRSLWQLSIVDERDQTLVGFIRATSDLALNANLWNLAACPGDDQNALLNALLHHALARLKKELPGCSISISAPAIALEGLKKQGFILDPGGIRAMGLRLR; encoded by the coding sequence GTGTCACCGCTTCCTTTCCGGCAGCAAGCCGCTGCACCAAGACTGCCTGCCCATTACCGGTTGCAGACTGAGCCCCATCCGAGCGGTGAGGCAATCAACGCGCTGCTGTTCTCATGCGGTGAGCCCACTCATCCCGAGGAGCGTTGGTCCTTAGCTCTTAGTCGCAGCCTCTGGCAGCTCAGCATCGTCGACGAGCGCGATCAAACGCTGGTTGGCTTCATTCGAGCCACGAGCGACCTGGCCTTAAATGCCAATCTCTGGAACCTCGCCGCCTGTCCTGGCGACGACCAGAACGCGCTACTTAACGCCTTATTGCATCACGCCCTTGCACGCTTAAAAAAAGAATTGCCAGGATGCAGCATCTCGATCTCCGCACCCGCAATTGCACTTGAGGGATTGAAAAAACAAGGGTTTATCCTTGACCCTGGCGGAATTCGCGCCATGGGCTTGAGGCTCCGATAA
- the ppc gene encoding phosphoenolpyruvate carboxylase, protein MIMIPSDSGFPSMHSSSALIPESTQPRADGNEAGGGQLLQQRLALVEDLWRTVLRSECPPEQAERLLRMKQLSDPVLPGEHPAGTDALIDLIKEMDLAEAIAAARAFSLYFQLVNILEQRIEEDTYLESINRSQDQAEQFDPFAPPLATQTEPATFRELFERLRRLNVPPAQLENLLQELDIRLVFTAHPTEIVRHTVRHKQRRVASLLQQIETQPLTPSGATDSVRLQLEEEIRLWWRTDELHQFKPSVLDEVDYALHYFQQVLFNAMPQLRRRIVASLAASYPDVRVPSSSFCTFGSWVGSDRDGNPSVTTEITWRTACYQRQLMLERYVSAVQHLRNQLSISMQWSQVSAPLLESLEMDRLRFPDVYEERATRYRLEPYRLKLSFVLERLRLTQLRNQQLADAGWRTPPEGLPSSTPGNAPGDALHYGSIAEFRSELELIRTSLVNTDLSCEPLDTLLTQVHIFAFSLAGLDIRQESTRHSDALDEISRYINPDRAYGEMDEAERVAWLMEELQTRRPLIPPAVSWSAATAETVDVFRMLHRLQDEFGSRICGTYVISMSHSVSDLLEVLLLAKEAGLVDPSSRHADLLVVPLFETVEDLQKAPEVMEQLFQTPLYRDLLPKVGTQGLLLQELMLGYSDSNKDSGFLSSNWEIHQAQIALQDLASRQGIALRLFHGRGGSVGRGGGPAYQAILAQPSGTLQGRIKITEQGEVLASKYSLPELALYNLETVTTAVVQNSLVTNQLDATPSWNELMSRVAKSSRRHYRALVHDNPDLVAFFQQVTPIEEISKLQISSRPARRKTGARDLSSLRAIPWVFGWTQSRFLLPSWFGVGSALSEELEADPDQLTLLRTLHQRWPFFRMLISKVEMTLSKVDLDLARHYVTSLGSAENHEAFEQIYATVAEEYARTKELVLAITGQERLLDADPALQLSVDLRNRTIVPLGFLQVALLRRLRDQNRQPPMSESPSSDGDGRTYSRSELLRGALLTINGIAAGMRNTG, encoded by the coding sequence ATGATCATGATTCCATCTGATAGCGGTTTCCCATCGATGCATTCGTCCTCAGCCCTGATTCCTGAGAGCACACAGCCCAGGGCTGATGGCAACGAAGCAGGTGGTGGACAGCTCCTGCAGCAACGTCTTGCTCTGGTTGAGGACCTGTGGCGAACGGTTCTGCGCAGCGAATGTCCACCGGAGCAGGCCGAGCGACTTCTGCGCATGAAGCAGCTCAGTGATCCGGTCCTTCCTGGCGAGCATCCAGCTGGAACCGATGCACTGATTGATCTCATTAAGGAGATGGATCTTGCCGAGGCCATCGCTGCCGCAAGAGCTTTCTCGTTGTATTTCCAGCTCGTCAACATCCTGGAACAACGCATCGAAGAGGACACCTACCTCGAGAGCATTAATCGATCCCAGGACCAGGCAGAGCAATTCGATCCCTTTGCCCCGCCTTTAGCCACCCAGACCGAACCGGCAACATTCAGAGAATTATTTGAGCGCCTGAGACGACTCAACGTTCCCCCAGCCCAGCTTGAGAACCTGCTCCAAGAACTCGATATCCGTTTGGTTTTCACAGCCCACCCCACGGAGATCGTGCGCCATACCGTGCGCCATAAACAGCGACGCGTTGCCAGTCTCCTGCAGCAAATTGAAACGCAGCCACTGACACCCTCAGGGGCTACGGACAGCGTGCGACTTCAGCTTGAAGAAGAGATTCGGCTTTGGTGGAGAACCGATGAGCTCCATCAGTTCAAGCCATCGGTTCTGGATGAAGTGGACTACGCCCTCCATTATTTCCAGCAGGTTCTGTTCAATGCCATGCCGCAGCTGCGGCGTCGGATCGTCGCGTCTCTTGCTGCCAGCTATCCAGACGTGAGGGTTCCTTCTTCATCGTTCTGCACGTTTGGATCATGGGTGGGATCCGACAGAGACGGGAATCCATCCGTCACCACTGAAATCACCTGGCGTACAGCCTGTTATCAGCGCCAACTAATGCTTGAGCGGTACGTCAGTGCCGTGCAACACCTTCGCAATCAACTCAGCATTTCCATGCAATGGAGCCAAGTGAGTGCTCCACTGCTCGAATCCTTGGAAATGGACCGACTGCGCTTCCCAGATGTCTATGAGGAGCGTGCCACCCGTTACCGGCTTGAGCCCTATCGGCTCAAGCTCAGCTTCGTGCTTGAGCGCTTACGTCTCACACAGTTGCGCAACCAGCAACTGGCTGATGCCGGTTGGCGAACCCCTCCTGAAGGATTGCCATCCAGTACTCCAGGTAATGCCCCAGGTGATGCTCTTCACTACGGCTCGATTGCTGAGTTTCGCAGCGAGCTCGAACTGATTCGCACCAGTTTGGTCAACACAGATCTGAGCTGTGAACCCCTCGACACCCTGCTCACGCAAGTGCACATTTTTGCGTTTTCACTAGCAGGTCTCGACATCCGGCAAGAAAGCACGAGACACAGTGATGCGCTCGACGAAATAAGCCGTTACATCAATCCAGATCGTGCCTACGGAGAGATGGACGAGGCGGAGCGGGTGGCCTGGTTGATGGAGGAATTGCAAACGCGTCGTCCCTTGATTCCACCGGCTGTTAGCTGGTCTGCGGCAACAGCTGAAACGGTGGACGTATTCCGGATGCTGCACCGTTTGCAGGATGAATTCGGCAGCCGTATTTGTGGGACCTACGTGATCTCGATGAGTCACAGCGTCTCCGATTTACTCGAGGTCCTTCTGCTCGCAAAAGAAGCGGGATTGGTTGATCCGTCGTCCCGCCATGCCGACCTCCTTGTCGTCCCACTGTTCGAGACCGTGGAAGATCTCCAGAAGGCTCCTGAGGTCATGGAGCAACTGTTCCAGACCCCCCTCTATCGAGATTTGTTGCCCAAAGTCGGCACCCAGGGGCTGCTTCTACAAGAGCTCATGCTCGGATACTCCGATAGCAATAAGGATTCAGGGTTTCTCTCCAGCAACTGGGAGATCCATCAAGCCCAGATCGCCTTGCAAGATTTAGCATCTCGTCAGGGCATTGCCCTGCGTTTATTCCACGGGCGTGGCGGGTCCGTCGGGCGTGGTGGTGGCCCGGCCTATCAAGCGATCTTGGCTCAGCCAAGTGGCACTCTGCAGGGACGCATCAAAATTACGGAGCAAGGCGAAGTCCTGGCCTCGAAGTACAGCTTGCCGGAGCTGGCCCTCTACAACCTTGAGACAGTAACCACCGCAGTTGTCCAAAACAGCCTGGTGACCAACCAACTCGATGCAACACCGAGCTGGAATGAATTGATGTCCCGGGTCGCCAAGAGCTCAAGGCGCCATTACAGGGCCTTGGTGCACGACAACCCTGATCTTGTCGCCTTTTTCCAACAGGTCACTCCCATCGAGGAAATCAGCAAACTGCAGATTTCCAGTCGCCCCGCACGAAGGAAAACAGGCGCTCGGGACCTTTCCAGTCTGAGAGCCATTCCCTGGGTGTTCGGTTGGACCCAGAGCCGCTTCCTACTCCCCAGCTGGTTTGGAGTTGGTTCAGCCCTTAGTGAAGAGCTGGAGGCCGATCCAGACCAACTCACGTTGTTGCGCACCTTGCATCAGCGCTGGCCTTTCTTCCGCATGCTGATTTCAAAAGTGGAGATGACCCTCTCCAAGGTGGATCTTGATTTAGCGCGTCATTACGTGACCAGTTTGGGCAGTGCTGAGAACCACGAAGCGTTTGAACAGATTTACGCGACGGTGGCCGAGGAATACGCACGAACGAAGGAGCTTGTGTTGGCCATCACAGGCCAGGAGAGGCTTCTTGATGCCGATCCCGCCCTGCAGCTTTCAGTTGATCTACGCAATCGCACGATCGTTCCGCTTGGTTTTCTTCAAGTTGCGTTGTTGCGCAGACTGAGAGATCAAAACCGTCAACCACCCATGAGTGAATCGCCCAGCAGCGACGGAGACGGACGCACCTACAGCCGTAGCGAGCTCCTGCGCGGTGCACTTCTAACCATCAACGGCATCGCTGCAGGAATGCGCAATACAGGCTGA
- the gshA gene encoding glutamate--cysteine ligase translates to MIQKLRLKGFEVELFTGRSSGENVGVAELVKQDLTEFCVEPDHRNLEYITEPESDYGKLKEALLAPRRRLRTWLAERDLTLLPGSTLTLGDATRFERSNPNDPYHDLIEATYGTTVVTASIHINLGISEPADLFPALRLVRCEAALLLALSASSPFLNRQITGAHSQRWLQFPLTPKHVPLFRDLEHFVEWTDTQLVEGRMHNVRHLWTSVRPNGPQRPFDLNRLELRICDLVTNPDLLLAITALMELRVLMLLREPDQLDPFKASDLSADQLMVLSDRNDAAAARHSLDAQLHDWRDGRQRLCRDWLKDMINAVMPVAHELGLASCLSPLEVVLAEGNQAMRWLKGIENGRSLEEEFRTGILAMEQEEQPVDRFLADALG, encoded by the coding sequence ATGATCCAAAAACTCAGACTTAAAGGATTTGAAGTGGAGCTGTTCACCGGTCGAAGCAGCGGTGAAAACGTTGGTGTAGCAGAGCTGGTCAAGCAGGATCTCACTGAATTTTGCGTGGAGCCCGACCACCGCAATCTGGAATACATCACAGAGCCTGAATCCGATTATGGAAAACTCAAAGAAGCCCTTCTAGCCCCGCGCCGGCGCCTACGGACTTGGCTTGCAGAACGTGATCTCACCTTGCTCCCAGGCAGCACTCTCACCTTGGGAGATGCCACGCGATTTGAACGATCCAATCCAAACGATCCTTATCACGACCTAATTGAAGCCACCTATGGCACCACGGTCGTCACAGCCAGCATCCATATCAACTTGGGGATAAGTGAACCGGCCGATTTATTTCCCGCTCTTCGGCTTGTGCGTTGTGAAGCAGCCCTTCTGCTTGCCCTGAGCGCTAGTTCACCCTTTCTCAACCGCCAGATCACCGGCGCTCACTCACAACGTTGGCTGCAATTCCCCCTCACTCCCAAACACGTTCCTTTGTTTCGCGATTTAGAGCATTTCGTGGAATGGACTGACACCCAGCTGGTGGAGGGGCGCATGCACAACGTGCGTCATCTGTGGACGTCCGTCCGTCCCAATGGTCCACAGCGGCCCTTTGACCTCAACCGGCTCGAGCTACGGATCTGCGATTTGGTCACCAATCCAGATCTGCTGCTGGCGATTACTGCCCTGATGGAACTGCGCGTGTTGATGTTGCTTCGGGAGCCCGATCAACTCGACCCCTTCAAGGCAAGTGACCTGAGCGCCGACCAGCTCATGGTGCTCAGCGATCGCAATGACGCCGCTGCCGCCAGGCATAGCCTCGATGCACAATTGCATGATTGGCGTGATGGTCGCCAACGGTTATGTCGTGACTGGCTCAAGGACATGATCAATGCCGTGATGCCTGTAGCGCACGAGCTTGGCCTTGCATCTTGCCTGTCTCCTCTCGAAGTGGTTCTCGCGGAAGGGAATCAAGCCATGCGTTGGCTCAAAGGAATCGAGAATGGACGCAGCCTTGAAGAGGAATTCCGCACTGGAATTCTTGCGATGGAACAGGAAGAACAGCCGGTCGACCGATTCCTCGCTGACGCTTTGGGATGA
- a CDS encoding anthranilate synthase component I family protein, producing MLSPDRSAFFEAARCGATFIPVAHSWPADLETPLTTWLKVGEGHPPGVLLESVEGGENLGRWSVIACDPLWTLSARGDALTRRWRDGHEESFQGNPLEVLRECTNAYKPVSLPGLPPLGQLYGMWGYELIRWIEPSVPVHQADENAPPDGVWMLMDSILIIDQVKRLITAVAYGDLSGTKAAAKTADQAWDGAMGRIHALENQMASPLPQVRPLRWKPAARPTPETESNRSPEDYQQAVATAQEHIAAGDAFQLVISQRLETRVSQPPLEVYRSLRMVNPSPYMAFFDFGDWYLIGSSPEVMVKAEPDQGGIRASLRPIAGTRPRGRNELEDRNFEVDLLADPKERAEHVMLVDLGRNDLGRVCTAGTVEVKELMVIERYSHVMHIVSQVEGRLAQGRDIWDLLMASFPAGTVSGAPKIRAMQLIHELEPDARGPYSGVYGSVDLAGALNTAITIRTMVVRPHPEGGWKIQVQAGAGVVADSDPASEYQETLNKARAMLTALACLEDAKS from the coding sequence ATGCTCAGCCCCGACCGCTCCGCCTTTTTTGAAGCCGCCCGCTGCGGGGCCACGTTTATTCCCGTCGCCCATAGCTGGCCCGCTGATCTGGAAACCCCTCTCACCACCTGGCTCAAGGTCGGTGAAGGCCATCCGCCCGGTGTCTTACTCGAATCCGTCGAAGGTGGCGAGAACCTTGGACGTTGGAGTGTGATTGCCTGTGATCCCCTGTGGACACTCTCAGCCAGAGGGGACGCTCTGACGCGCCGCTGGCGAGATGGCCACGAAGAGAGCTTTCAAGGCAATCCCCTAGAGGTGCTTCGAGAATGCACTAATGCTTATAAGCCGGTCTCTCTTCCAGGGCTGCCACCTCTTGGGCAGCTGTATGGGATGTGGGGATATGAGCTCATCCGTTGGATCGAACCCAGCGTTCCAGTGCATCAAGCCGACGAGAACGCTCCGCCTGACGGCGTTTGGATGTTGATGGACAGCATCTTGATCATCGATCAAGTGAAGCGTTTGATCACGGCAGTCGCTTACGGAGATTTGAGCGGTACAAAGGCCGCGGCCAAAACCGCAGATCAAGCCTGGGATGGTGCCATGGGTCGCATCCATGCGCTTGAAAACCAAATGGCATCACCTCTGCCTCAGGTGCGTCCTCTGCGCTGGAAGCCTGCGGCGAGGCCTACACCAGAAACAGAAAGCAATCGATCTCCTGAGGATTATCAACAAGCCGTTGCCACGGCTCAAGAACACATCGCCGCAGGAGACGCCTTCCAGCTCGTGATTAGCCAACGTCTGGAAACTCGCGTCTCTCAGCCCCCCTTAGAGGTCTATCGGAGCTTGAGGATGGTCAATCCATCCCCCTACATGGCCTTTTTTGATTTCGGAGATTGGTACCTGATCGGTTCAAGCCCTGAAGTCATGGTCAAGGCCGAACCAGACCAAGGAGGCATTCGTGCCAGCCTGAGGCCCATCGCCGGCACGCGCCCACGCGGGCGCAATGAACTGGAAGATCGAAATTTTGAAGTCGATCTGCTTGCTGATCCCAAAGAACGGGCGGAGCACGTGATGTTGGTGGACCTTGGACGCAATGACTTAGGCCGGGTTTGCACCGCTGGCACGGTGGAGGTCAAAGAGCTGATGGTGATCGAGCGCTACTCCCATGTCATGCACATCGTGAGCCAAGTCGAAGGACGCTTGGCTCAAGGACGAGACATCTGGGATTTGCTGATGGCCTCGTTCCCGGCGGGAACGGTGAGCGGCGCGCCAAAAATCAGGGCCATGCAGCTGATCCATGAGTTAGAGCCCGATGCTCGAGGGCCTTACTCCGGCGTCTACGGTTCTGTAGATCTAGCCGGCGCCCTCAACACGGCTATCACCATTCGCACGATGGTGGTCCGTCCTCACCCTGAGGGGGGGTGGAAGATTCAAGTGCAAGCCGGCGCTGGCGTCGTCGCCGATTCCGACCCTGCTTCTGAGTATCAAGAAACCCTGAACAAGGCCCGCGCCATGCTCACCGCTCTCGCTTGCCTAGAGGATGCGAAGTCATGA
- a CDS encoding photosystem I reaction center subunit II PsaD: MTASALTGQLPQYIGSTGGLLNSAETEEKYAITWTSKSEQAFELPTGGAAVMSSGENIMYFARKEQCLALGTQLRTKFKPRIEDFKIYRIFPGGDTEFLHPLDGVFSEKVNEGRPMVGHNPRRIGANVEPSSIKFSGRNTFDS; this comes from the coding sequence ATGACAGCATCCGCCTTAACCGGTCAGCTCCCCCAGTACATCGGCAGCACCGGCGGCCTGCTCAATTCCGCTGAAACGGAAGAAAAGTACGCCATCACCTGGACCAGCAAGAGCGAGCAAGCCTTCGAACTCCCCACAGGTGGAGCCGCAGTGATGTCTTCTGGCGAAAACATCATGTATTTCGCTCGCAAAGAACAGTGCTTGGCCTTGGGCACCCAACTCCGCACCAAATTCAAGCCCAGGATCGAAGACTTCAAGATCTATCGGATCTTCCCTGGTGGCGACACCGAGTTCCTGCATCCATTGGATGGCGTCTTCTCAGAGAAAGTGAATGAGGGACGGCCCATGGTTGGCCATAACCCAAGAAGAATCGGCGCGAATGTCGAGCCTTCCAGCATCAAGTTCAGCGGTCGCAACACATTCGACTCCTGA
- a CDS encoding sensor histidine kinase KdpD translates to MLLQSIHQQMAQGVSTGCSDDSTARRMWWAALETLQETLLQNEEAPAGIWLAAPLPALYAPQLLNCLQGWVWAPEALGALTSPSTSLLPPDLSRARQSPAGTTHSLHTSTFRRLPLHESDSHDPLLVVITAKVQIALALHGGSSQRQLLMRSEPETLGSVLGLIEQRLKLDAPDQALALHQALEALGPLESSSALGQTFWPSLAVRLASMAPTVTLQASTSAPAHSHQQPQTTSEQGSAANKADEELSLLEAIAHEVRTPLSTIRTLIRSLLRRNDLPETAIKRLQMIDTECSEQIDRFGLIFQAAELQRQPEGPSVLAQTDLGRMISLLTPSWEQQLQRRGIELSLSIASNLPSVLSDPSRLEPMLGGLVDRCSRGLPSGSQLLLTLQPAGARLKLQLHGQSPAERGEAVASPEPIAQLGPVLSWNPDTGSLQLSQTATRRLLARLGGRLTQRRDRGLTVFFPLAPHC, encoded by the coding sequence ATGTTGCTCCAGAGCATTCACCAACAGATGGCTCAGGGAGTGAGCACGGGATGCTCCGATGACTCGACGGCGCGGCGCATGTGGTGGGCTGCGTTGGAAACGCTTCAAGAAACGCTCCTCCAGAACGAAGAAGCACCGGCTGGTATTTGGCTTGCGGCCCCCCTACCAGCTCTCTATGCCCCCCAACTTCTGAACTGCCTGCAAGGTTGGGTCTGGGCACCTGAGGCACTCGGAGCCCTGACATCGCCCAGCACAAGCCTCCTGCCTCCAGACCTCTCAAGAGCTCGCCAGAGCCCTGCAGGCACAACCCATTCCTTACACACATCAACCTTCAGACGCTTGCCGCTTCACGAAAGCGACAGCCATGACCCGCTCTTGGTGGTCATCACAGCCAAAGTGCAAATCGCCCTAGCCCTTCATGGAGGATCAAGCCAACGGCAGTTGCTCATGCGCAGTGAGCCTGAGACCCTTGGCAGCGTGCTTGGCCTGATCGAACAGAGGCTGAAACTAGATGCCCCCGATCAAGCACTGGCTCTTCATCAAGCCCTCGAGGCGCTTGGCCCTCTTGAAAGCAGCAGTGCCCTAGGCCAAACGTTCTGGCCAAGCCTGGCCGTGCGACTCGCGAGCATGGCCCCCACCGTGACGTTGCAGGCGTCAACATCAGCTCCCGCTCACAGCCATCAGCAGCCACAAACGACGAGCGAACAGGGATCGGCGGCGAATAAAGCCGATGAAGAGTTGTCCTTGCTTGAAGCAATCGCCCACGAAGTGCGGACACCTCTCTCGACGATTCGCACCCTGATCCGATCTTTGCTGCGGCGCAATGACTTACCAGAGACAGCCATCAAGCGCCTTCAAATGATCGATACCGAATGCAGCGAACAAATTGATCGGTTCGGCCTGATCTTTCAAGCGGCAGAACTACAACGCCAACCAGAAGGTCCCTCTGTTTTGGCTCAGACTGATCTAGGCAGGATGATCAGTCTGTTGACGCCTTCATGGGAACAGCAGCTCCAGCGACGGGGCATTGAGCTGAGCCTTTCGATTGCCAGCAACCTTCCTTCCGTCCTCAGTGATCCAAGTCGCCTGGAACCAATGCTCGGAGGCCTGGTGGATCGTTGCAGTCGAGGTCTGCCCAGTGGAAGCCAGCTCTTGCTCACCCTTCAACCCGCTGGAGCTCGCCTCAAGTTGCAACTGCACGGTCAGAGTCCTGCAGAACGTGGAGAGGCGGTCGCCAGTCCAGAACCCATCGCCCAGCTTGGCCCCGTACTGAGCTGGAATCCAGACACGGGAAGTTTGCAGCTCAGTCAGACCGCGACCCGGCGCTTACTGGCCCGGCTAGGAGGGCGACTCACCCAGCGACGAGATCGCGGTTTGACCGTATTTTTCCCGTTAGCCCCGCATTGTTGA